In Sphingomonas sp. SORGH_AS_0950, the following are encoded in one genomic region:
- a CDS encoding FecR family protein, whose protein sequence is MSERHDSDRHGLGRHDLGKRREAVFDALLGDRADTLHPDDRAEGQAFWDWLGEQPRPAANHTPSRRPMWFGWTIAAALVLTVGGNPQPRMPDGAADATVVRYVSGRGERRVIRLADGSTVTLGAQTALSVRFARARRGLLLEEGEALFEVAHDRSRPFVVQTRFGAVTAVGTAFGVTIGRREADVSITDGTVRVTVSADPQDRSTSVAKLARKGERVAFGTTVQGGARVGFIRQTEMVDVDDAIAWTRGQLVFHGEPLEEVIDEVNRYAISPADELSLTDRRAARTPVYGIIDQGNPAAIRDLIDRPEEVVSISRRLREGHKYPFP, encoded by the coding sequence ATGAGCGAACGCCACGACTCGGACCGCCACGGTTTGGGCCGCCATGATCTGGGGAAGCGCCGTGAGGCGGTGTTCGACGCGCTGCTCGGCGACCGCGCGGACACGCTCCATCCCGACGACCGCGCCGAGGGGCAGGCGTTCTGGGACTGGTTGGGCGAGCAGCCGCGTCCCGCTGCGAACCACACGCCGTCTCGCCGCCCCATGTGGTTCGGCTGGACGATCGCTGCTGCGTTGGTGTTGACGGTGGGAGGCAATCCGCAGCCAAGGATGCCGGACGGCGCCGCCGATGCGACCGTCGTCCGCTATGTCTCGGGGCGAGGGGAGCGGCGGGTGATCCGCCTGGCTGATGGGTCTACCGTCACACTCGGTGCGCAGACCGCGCTGAGCGTCCGCTTCGCCCGTGCCCGCCGCGGCCTGCTGTTGGAGGAGGGCGAGGCCCTGTTCGAGGTGGCGCACGACCGCAGTCGTCCGTTCGTCGTGCAGACGCGGTTTGGTGCGGTTACTGCGGTCGGCACCGCCTTCGGCGTCACCATCGGTCGCCGCGAGGCGGACGTCTCGATCACCGACGGGACGGTACGTGTCACCGTCTCGGCCGATCCACAGGACAGGTCCACGTCGGTCGCCAAGCTCGCGCGTAAGGGCGAACGCGTGGCGTTCGGAACGACGGTGCAGGGGGGCGCCCGCGTGGGCTTCATCCGCCAGACGGAGATGGTCGACGTTGACGACGCGATTGCCTGGACGCGAGGCCAGCTCGTCTTCCACGGCGAACCATTGGAAGAGGTGATCGACGAGGTGAATCGCTATGCGATCAGCCCGGCCGACGAACTGTCGCTGACCGACCGCCGCGCTGCGCGAACGCCGGTCTACGGCATCATCGACCAGGGCAATCCGGCTGCGATTCGTGATCTTATCGATCGCCCGGAGGAGGTGGTTTCAATATCGAGGCGGTTGAGGGAAGGGCATAAATACCCGTTTCCCTGA
- a CDS encoding type 1 glutamine amidotransferase domain-containing protein gives MTPGTEPTGVWLEELTTPYYAFRDGGADVTLASIKGGAIPVDQRSVNADGENDASVERYLKDEALKAEMADTPAFVSIDTAGYDAVFLPGGHGTMFDYPGSEDLARLVERFDREGKIVAAVCHGPAGLVSARKPDGTPFVAGRRVAAFTDSEERAVGLDEGGPDFQPFALRDGNLVTGQNPASATRTAELVMEALTAKAA, from the coding sequence ATGACCCCCGGCACCGAGCCGACCGGCGTCTGGCTCGAAGAACTGACCACGCCCTACTACGCCTTCCGCGATGGAGGTGCCGACGTGACCCTGGCCTCGATCAAGGGCGGCGCGATCCCGGTCGATCAGCGCAGCGTCAACGCCGATGGCGAGAATGATGCGTCGGTCGAGCGCTATCTGAAGGATGAAGCGCTGAAGGCCGAAATGGCCGACACGCCCGCTTTCGTCAGCATCGACACGGCCGGTTACGACGCAGTGTTCCTGCCTGGCGGGCACGGCACGATGTTCGACTATCCGGGCAGCGAAGACCTCGCGCGATTGGTCGAGCGGTTCGACCGCGAAGGCAAGATCGTGGCCGCCGTCTGCCACGGTCCCGCCGGACTTGTTTCCGCCAGGAAGCCCGATGGCACGCCGTTCGTGGCGGGGCGCCGGGTTGCCGCCTTTACCGACAGCGAGGAACGCGCCGTGGGCCTCGATGAGGGCGGGCCCGATTTCCAGCCCTTCGCTCTGCGCGACGGCAATCTGGTGACCGGACAGAACCCCGCTTCGGCCACACGCACGGCGGAGTTGGTCATGGAAGCCCTCACGGCAAAGGCCGCCTGA
- a CDS encoding VOC family protein, with protein sequence MRYLHTMLRVADPQATVRFFELLGLRETRRIENEQGRFTLIFLAADEDHRGEGKPGQAEVELTYNWPPEDGSPAETYTDGRNFGHLAYRVEDIYETCARLQAGRVTINRPPRDGYMAFVRSPDGISIELLQQGEHKAPAEPWASMPNVGEW encoded by the coding sequence ATGCGCTATCTCCACACCATGTTGCGGGTCGCCGATCCGCAGGCGACAGTTCGTTTCTTCGAACTGCTGGGCCTCAGAGAGACCCGGCGGATCGAAAACGAGCAGGGGCGATTCACCCTGATCTTCCTGGCGGCCGACGAGGATCATCGCGGTGAGGGCAAGCCCGGCCAGGCGGAGGTCGAATTGACCTATAACTGGCCGCCCGAGGATGGCAGCCCGGCCGAGACCTACACCGATGGCCGCAACTTCGGCCACCTCGCCTACCGCGTCGAGGACATTTACGAGACCTGCGCCCGGCTGCAGGCTGGCAGGGTAACAATCAATCGCCCGCCGCGTGACGGATATATGGCGTTCGTCCGCTCGCCCGACGGCATCTCGATCGAACTACTCCAGCAGGGCGAACATAAGGCGCCTGCCGAACCATGGGCTTCGATGCCCAACGTAGGCGAATGGTAA